A segment of the Nitrosospira briensis C-128 genome:
GCGTGGCGCAGCATTGAGAGAACGGACCAGCCATCCCGGCTTGGAAGCATGACATCCAGGATGATCAAATCGTAATCGATATCGAGAGCCAGAAGCAGGCCCTCGTCGCCATTTTCCGTGGTATCGACAATATATCCTGACTCGGATAACCCTTTACTGAGAAAGGAGGAAGTCTTTTTTTCATCTTCGATGATCAGGATATGCATAATATGGCTGGAATTGTGGAACCTGACCCGGTTCAAAGTATAAGGGAACTGGAAATCACAACTAAATTCTGCGTTTAAGGCAGTTTGATTTTCCGCTTCAGCGCCTGATGCAAAAGGGTAATTCACCTGCTCGCGCCCTGCCGCAAAAACGATAGCCGAATAATGTGTTGTACCCGGCACGAGTTCTATTACTTTGATCGGGTTCGTGCGTCTATAATACTGATGATTTACCATAAAGATAATCTCAATTGCTTCCGCAGGTCATTCAAACTCGTCGCGTTGAGAATAAGGATTCTTTCTTATAAGAAGCAATTGCACGGGAAAAAACTCCGTACATCCCCATTCACCCATCAGTTTTCATCCATGCTTCCGGACACGACGACTTGGGCGTCGCCCCCCCATTTTGCCCCTTCGTACCTTCATCAGGAACTTTGATATATCTCGAACCATGAATCCGATTGAGTCGACATTTGCGACGATGCAATCATATCTTCCATCTATGCAACCAGCGCGGCCTCAGAGTTATCGCGCACGTTTCGTCACATACGAATGATTTACCTTGCGCCCGCAGCAATGCGATAATAAAGCGTTTATACATTGAGCAGATCAAAAGGTCTGGAAGAAGAATATGGCGAATTCCGCCTCGACTCTTATTATTCCCGTTGAAAATCAGGTGCGTGAACTGGACGCGAAACTCCTGCTGTCCTGCGTAGCGGCAGAGCGTGGTTTTCCGGTTATTCTCGGTTCGCGTGCGTTTGTCCATTTCGAGGTGGCGTCGCTTCCACGGGGGGTGTATTTGGCGAAAAGCATGCGCAGCCTGAGCAGTTCGATGTTCAGAATCTTGCGTTTGCTCGGACATGAAATCGTCGCATGGGAAGAAGAGGCGCTGGTTCACCCGCCCCCCGACACCTATTTCACCGTTCGACTGTCTCCGACGACAATCAGGAATGTGTCCCACATATTTGCCTGGGGCCAGGAAAATGTCGACTTGCTTCAGCAGTATCCGCAATTGCCCGCAAATATGCCTATCCATATTACCGGAAATCCTCGCGGGGATATATTACGGCCCGAAATGCGACCCTACTTTGATACGGAAGTAGAGAAATTGCGTAAACTTTACGGTAATTTCATTCTCATCAACACGAACTTTACTGAGGTAAACCCCTTCATTCCGAATGTTGGTTTGTTTGTGCCGTCGAAAGATGGGCAAAAGAAGTCCCGGCGCGGCCAGGCCGGGATTGGGATGAGCCGCGAATTTGCCGATGGATTATGGGATCATAAGCAGGCAATACTGGAGGATTTCAAGCAACTCATTCCCGCCCTCGAACGGGCTTTTCCTGATCTGACGATCGTCGTCCGGCCACATCCGAGTGAAAATTTCAAGGTATACAATGAGATCGCCGCCAAGTGCCGGCGAGTGAAAGTCATCAATGAGGGCAATGTCATCCCCTGGCTTCTGGCTGCGAAGACAATGGTGCACAATGGTTGCACGACGGGACTGGAGGCTTATGCGCTTGGGGTGCCCGCTATATCTTACCTTGCGACATTCAACGAGTATTATGACTATGAGTTTCAGGGCCTGCCCACCAAGTTAAGCTATCAGTCCTTCAATTTTGAAGAATTGCAGCATACCTTGACCGGAATTCTTGAAGGCAAACTGGGCGTCGCGGGAGGTGAGGAACGCAAAGCACTCATCGATTATTACCTGGCGGCTCAAAATGGGCGTTTGGCTTGCGAGCGCATCGTCGATATCCTTGAGGAGAATGGCTATGGTAGAAAGCAGCCGCCCTCACCCCCGATCGGAACATTTGTTCAGGGCTGGACACTTGCCAAGTTAAAAGCTTCGGTCACAAACTTGAACATGCGCCGTCCTGGCCCCAACCGGCTTTCGTACCATGACCATCGCTTCCCCGAGATCACGGTTGCGGAGATCGAACAGAAGATCGGGCGTTTTGGCCATTTATTGAATCGTTTCGGCAATATCAGAGTCAAACAACATTCAAGACACCTGTTCAAAATCCAGGGTTAGCCAATCTTCGAACTAAACCTCAGGACCTCTTTCAAAAAAACTTTCCGAATCCGTCCGATATAGTGGCGGCAGTCGCCAAAGATGGGTTCGGGTTTTATATTTATTTCATTTGCAATCAAAGGATAGTCGTAAATCATTTATGAAGAAACCAAAAATCATTGCTGAAATAGGCTGTAATCATAAGGGGGACATGGAGATCGCCCGCGAAATGATAGGAATCGCGGCAACATTTGCGAAATGCGATTTCGTAAAATTTCAAAAGCGTTCGAACAGGGAATTACTTACCCCTGAAGAATATGGCGCACGCCATCCTAACCCCCAAAACAGTTATGGGGAAAGCTATGGCGCGCATCGCGAATTTCTCGAATTCGACATGGATCAGCATCGACAATTACAACAATGGTGCCAAGAGGTCGGGATCGGCTACTCGACGTCGGTCTGGGATCTTACCTCGGCAAAAGAAATTGCCAGCCTCAACCCGGAATTCATCAAGATACCCTCGGCATGTAATCTCAATTTTCCCATGCTGCGGTATCTTGCCGACCATTATGGCGGTGACATTCACATATCCGTGGGCATGACGACCCCTGCTGAACAAGAGCAGATCGTGCAATTGATGGAAAAGTGCGGCGCCGCCGACCGAGTTGTTCTGTACGCCTGCACGTCCGGATATCCCGTTCCTTTTGATCAGGTCTGCCTGCTGGAAATACAGATCCTCAATGATAAGTTTGGCTCCCGCGTCAAGGAAATCGGATTCTCCGGTCACCATCTTGGCATTGCCGTTGATATTGCAACCGTGGTTTTAGGCGCATCCTGGATTGAACGGCATTTCACATTGGACCGGACCTGGAAGGGAACCGACCATGCCGCTTCGCTGGAACCGGACGGGCTGCGCAGGCTGGTTCGAGATGTTCGCAACGTCTGCAAGACATTACGGGTCAAGGAAAATGAAATGACAGAGATCGAGCTTTCGCAGCGCGACAAGCTCAAACGCGTGCAGGGAGTTCACTTCAACTGATGCGTTGGGTAGCTCTCCTGCCTCTGCATGGAAACTTCGAATCGATTCCGATTCTCCGAAATGCTACGCGCCATATTGCGGGACGGCCGTTATTCGCCTGGGTCCTGGAGCAGGCCATCGCATCCGGGTGTTTCGACACCATTTATGTCATTACTGACTCATCGGTGGAGATTCGCAAAAAAATATCCGATGAATTTCCGGCGGCTGATAAGACGATAGAGGTTCTGGATTACTCCGCCGTGAAGGATGACGACAGCATGGACAGTGCGCTGCTTGAGTTTCAGCAGAGGATCCCTTTTGATGTCGTATGTCTGGTTCAGGCCGCTTCGCCCCTCACGCGGGCGGAAGACTTTCGTGCCGCCAAGCATAAATTTCTCTCTGAAAACCTGGATTCCCTTTTAACCGCCGTGCAGTCCAAACGCTTCTTTTGGACCCCGGCAGGTGCGCCGGTTGACCATGACCCCCGGAAACGCCCTGTGCCCAAAGATATTGAAGGGTATCTGGTGGAAAATGGCGCTTTCTATCTAACCGGGGCGAAATCGCTCAGAGATCACGGCTGCCGTTTAGGTGGCCACATCGGCATCCATGAAATGGCTGCTGAGGCTGCAATCGAGGTGATCGATGAAGCAGCCTGGACGGCGGTAGAGCAGCTTTTGTTGAAACAAAACCGGATATCGGCGAAAGCTCGCACCTCACAGGTTAAAGTGTTGGTGCTTGACGTGGACGGTACACTGACCGACGCCGGAATGTATTATGGACCCGCCGGTGAAGCACTGAAGAAATTCAATACGCGCGATGCCCACGGCTTGCAGCTGTTGCGTGAAAATGGGATCAGCGTGTGCGTTATCAGCAGCGAGGATAGCCCTGCCGTCGCAGCCAGAATGAAGAAACTGCGCATTGATGAATATTATCCAGGTGTACAGAATAAACTCCCGCTTCTCCTGGAGTTGGCACAACGCTGGGGCATTTCCCTGCAAAATATCGGCTACGTCGGCGACGACCTCACCGATCTGAAGTGTTTAAGCCGGGTGGGTAGTGCTTTTTGCCCAGCGGATGCCGTTCCGGAAATTCTGCGGCAAGTTCACTACGTCTGCAAGCACTCTGGCGGCCATGGTGCGGTCCGCGAAGTTTGCGATCTGATTCTTCAATCAAGCGAAACGACACCTTACAGGTCTGCCGAAGCAGAGGCATACTTATGATCCCAGATAATTCATTGGGCGGCTCTGCGAGCCTACGCGAGTGCTGGCGGTCAGTTTGCGGCCATTTTCGCCGCTTGCTCGGCGTCCATAGACCAAGCTATGGACTTCTCTCAACCGGCAAAATTGTCTCGCAACCTGCCTCGCCATCATCTCGCGTCCTAATGGATTATCTGGGATGATCCCTGGTTCGCCCATATAAGGTCCAATCCCGGCATCGACGCTTGAGCGATGCTAACGCATTACGCCTCGCCGCAACAGTCTCCACGAAACTTTAAGACCCCAAAGCAGCGGATGGCGCCGCAACAAGGGGGTTACCTCGACACGGACCCCGGTATGACGCTCTATTTTCCAGGCAGCATAATTAATACTGTCGTGGAAAGTGAATGCCGCCTTTGAAAGCCGCAGTACAGACAGGATTTTCCCCTGCCAACGGCGTAATCGCCAACGCCATAATGAGCCGCGCCGCTCTGCCGCCCCCGTTAAACATCGATAATTTCCGTCTGGCAATACCTCTAGCGTTTCCGCTAATGCCGATGCGGCGCATCGGGTCAAGCGTGCGTAGTCATCCAGATTGAGCTCCACGAGCTGGCGGGCACGCGTCGACCGCTCAGGCCGCAATTCCGCCGCATAGGTCTGGGTCAATCCGTTGGTCCAGATTGCCTCGGCGCTCACTGCCGGCGACTCCAGCAACGGAAGGCTGGCTTCGAGAAATGTTATCACCGCATGGGCCAGCGCTCGATTGACCCGCATGCGAACCGTTTCGTCACGTGCATACAGCAATCGGGAGGGCTGAGCAAAACGCGCCCATAGATAGGGGTGAAACCAGTGTTGGGTGCCTTGCTCAAAATCCGCCATCGAAACCACCGCGTACTTGGCACGGAACTTCCTTTCCTGGGCGGACGCCTCGAGAAAAAATACGTTTGGCGGCAGCCAGGCATTTAGAACGGCCAGGTAATGCTCTGGATAAGCTTCGCTGTAGCTGTTCACCACGGCGTAGAAATCCACCACCCCATCACCGATCTCGTGGGAACGCAGGCAAGATCCATAAAGCAGTACCGCTTCCAGCGATGACCCGAAACGGGTTTTCAACGCCTCGACGAGGATAAGAAAATCCGCCGATACCACTTTCGAACTCAGCGAGGCCATTTCTGAGATCAAGTCGTCCGGGAGCTGCCGATCGGGTACTGAGGTGTTGCTTGTCATATCATCCTACATCCGGTAGTTGGACGGGGTGAAGTGTACGGTTTTTGGGGTGCAGGGCAAGGCGCAACGACGTGGAATGCGACCGCGCAGGGCGGAGCAGTGCCTTCCGCAGGAAGGTGCGACCCCGAAGCGGGATGCGGGCGTCCCCTTGCGTGTGGAGCGCGATCGCGGTATTCCCTGCGCTGCCCGATCCCCGCTTCGCGGGGCCTCTCGGGCGACGCTTTGGGGCGCCGCTCCATTCCAAGGAGTTGCAACGCAGCCATGTGTCGCAAAAACCGTGCAATTCGCCCCGTAGCGACCTCACCCGGAAGGTGAGCGTCAAATAATATGAAATATTGTTATTAATCACGACACTGATCTATTAAATGAGCGGTCAACTACCGGATTTAGGATCATGAACCGGCGTTTGCGCTATTCGCTACCAAAAAGCTGACCGGACCCGCTGCGGTAATACGCAGCGGTCCATCTTGACTCGCCGCACGGTAGGATTCACCATCGACAATATAATCGTCATCCATCCGCAGTTCCAACACCCTGTTATTACAGCTGTGATAGCCGTTTTTTTCCTTGAGGAGATCTCCGCGACCTGAAAGTAATTGAAACAATGAGCGTAAGGGGCGCTTTGACTGCTGACGGACAAACGTCACATGTAACGGCTCCTGCTCTTGTCCCCAGTAGGGACGCATGCCGAACAGCAATCGATCGAGGGTACTTGCGAAGAGAAACGCGAAGGTGCCGCGGTGCAACTCAATACCCTTGTCGATAATTGATAACTGAACCGGTGCCCATGCTCCGTGCCGCCGCCCTAAAATCAAACCGATAATGTATCCTATGGTGATGATAGCTGAATAAATTTCTCCAGTGATACCCAATTGTTTTATTTTGCTCTGGGAGAATATTACTGCCCGGGCAATAAGCCCGACACCGAAGAACATCCCATAAACCTTTGCCGCTTCGCTTTGTTCGATGCACAGCACATGACGCTCCAGCAGCAAGGGGGGCGTCTGCTTCAGCAGATAATCCCGCAACTGCTGAAGAATAGACTCCGGGCTGCCGCTGATGCCCAGATCCAAAGCTGTCATGTTGGTTGTCCCCCCCGGCACGACCGTCAACATGGGCCATTTTGCAAGGGGTTGCGTGGCAAACAAGTGACATAACACGCCCTGTACCGTACCGTCTCCGCCAACGATTATCAGCAAATCGATACCGGCATCTATAAAGGCATCCACCGATGCGTTAATCTCCGGTGCATTGGTCACTTCTCTGCAGACAGCGCCCGGAATCTCCGTGAGCGCTCGCCTTATCGCATCTTTACGTTTGCGAATACGTCCGCTGAGAGGATTGAAAAGCAACCCGGTCGCAGGTGCTCCAGACCTCAATCTATCCATGCGTGACTTTTCTATCATTTACCTTAACCGTTAAAGGGACAAAAATACGAACAGCAAGTTTTCCATCATCCCGACCCGGCACAATTTCCTCAAACCATGATCGCAAAGGACCGTGAAGCCGCCGCGCTTGCCAACCCATCATTAATCGGAGAGCAAGAAACGCCGTTGAGACCAGATGCCAGATGACCACCGACCAGAGGCCAATGTCAGGCCTGTCCATGAGCCAGCCGAACGTCAGCAGGATGAGGTTGGGATTACGCCGGGCAGTGATGAGCCGGCTAAAAGAATCCAGCGGTCGCCAGATGAAGATATCAAATGACCCAACCCAGAATTGGAACGCCCCTTCACACAAGCGGCCGCCAATATAGCCGATAAGTATCAACCAGAACAATACCGTCAGGGTGAATGGCTGCGTTAACGCCGCCGCCAACCCTACACCCCAGGCAATATACCAGAGCGGCGGATGAATGATATCCAGACCATGATCGAGCACATCCCCCAAGCGGCTTGAGGTGACAGTGACTCGCGCCAATTTTCCGTCAACGGTGTCCAGAAAGGTCATCAGCCACCCCATCACCAGCCCCGAACCATAGTAGCCATGCCAGAACGCAACCCCTGCCAGTACGGCAAACACAAGACTGAGCAGCGTAACGTGATTAGGCCGTATACCGAAGCGTACGCAAAAGCGTACAGTCCAGAATGCGGGAACCGGCCAGAGCCATTTTGTCACGAGATCAGTCACACCCTTGTAAGATCGCGTAAACAGTTCGGATTCGAGCGTTTGCCGGTTATCATTGTTGATAGGGAAAACGTACGGAGGGTCTCTCTTCTTGAGATTTTGCCGGAGGCTTGATAAATCGAGGTCCTTCAGCGCATAAAGCGGGAAGTCGGAAAAAGTTCGCCCATCTTCTCCATCCACAAAATCCGCCAGTACATGATGCACATCACCCTCGATAATCCGGATCGCGGCGGGTTGACCCTGATTGCTGCAGAGCACAAGGTTTGTTTTTGCGTTAATCAACGCCGCCAATACCCTGGCATCGAATAGATGATCCGCACGAAGCACCAGTGCCGATGCATGCACCGGAATCTGCTCGGGATCATCGACCAACCGGGTCTGCGAAAAGGGCTTCAACATGCGCTGCAAGCGCTCGCGGCCGCTCAAGCCCCAGATATTCGTCTCACTATCGCCGACGATATAGATGTAAACTGACTTTGGCATATTTCGAGTTGTTTGTCTGATTGTGGTCTGGTTTTAGAAATTTTGAACAGCCTCTACGGAGCGCTTGGGTGGCAACCGAGCTGGCCAAGACTGGAAAGGGCGTAAAGCGAACATGAAGGCTGCGGATCGGCCTTGAAAGCCCGGACGTGAAACGCAATGAACGTCCGATACCGAAACCCGAAGGAAGACCAGCGCAATGGGATACGCTGGGGACGGTCTGCTTCATCAGGCTCCAGGCGAGGCAGGCTGGCACTATTTACGTCTTTTGCCTGAAGATGACATTCTCACGATGCCACTACACCTCGCGCCCAGGAGGGACTTGTTCAGAATTCCTTCATATTTGTTTGGCTGGGGAAGTTGTGCAGATTGCGGTATCAGTAACACGGCGAAGATGATCAGAAATGGATGCGGTCTTGTAACCTAATGACGGAAAATAAGCAAGAAGCCCTAAAAAATTCGCCGCAACCAGAAACTCGCAAGAGCGATCAGCACCAACCCGGGCAATAGCGCGGTTAGCGCCGGGTTCAGGTGCAGCAGCAAACCCGCATTGGCAATAATCTGATCAAACAGGTAGACGCTGATACCGAGCATGGACGCAACGACGAGTCTGTTGGCAAGACCGGCCCGTACCGATCCGAAAACAAACGGTATCGAAAGCAGTAACATTGCAATTGTCGTCAATGCGCCGCCGACCTTCCGCCATAAGGCAAGTGCATAAGCATCCGCTTCTTGACTGGTAGCGCGTAAAAAACGGACATGCAGAAACAGATCGATCGGCGAAAGACTCTCCGGAGGCTTCGTCAGCGTCGAAATATCATCCGGATTCAGAAATGATTTCCACTGCATCGAATTCGTGCTTACGGATTCTATCCGGTTTTCGGTAAACGTTTTAGTGGTAACGTCGTTAAATTCCCACAGATCACCATCAATGAAAACTGCATACTTAGCGTAGGTATAGGTCAGCAGAAGGCCATTGTCGTCAAAATGCATTAGCTCGACATCCGCTGCTTTCCCCGCATGCAGCATCTCACCGATACGCAATATATTTCGTTTGTCCCGGGTCCAGATACCCAGTTGCTTCCCAAGCGCGGCGCTCTTCTCAAGCGCAACGGCCCGCGAAGAAATAGCCTTCTGCTGCAATTGGGGAGCGACAAATTGATCCAGTACCATGGTAACCAATAAAAGGACCAACCCAACCGCAAGTGGAGGAAGGCTGATACGGGTTGGGGATAGACCTGCCACGCGCAATGCTGTCAACTCTGACCCGACCGCCAGCCGACCCAATGCGACAACATTACCCAGCAACACGATGAAAGGCGCAAGCTGAATAAATCTGCGCGGCAATAGTAAGGCCGTATTCAGGAACGCGTCCTCGACTTGATAGGTGCCCTTGCCGACATCACCAAGCTGATCAAGCAAGTCGAGAAAACCAAATAGCGGCAGGAGTATCACCGTAGCGATTCCCAGACCCATGACGATCTGAAACGCCAGATAGCGATTGATTATCGTCATCTGCGCAGAAATAACTTCTGCCGGAACCCGGTAGATAGCAGGCTGAACGCAAACAGGGCCATCAATATATAAAGCCACCAGACACCGGGTACTCTGCTGACAGTACCCTGCTCGACCCAGGTCTGGGCTAATCCACTCAGGATATAGTAGATCGCGAAAACGGCGGCTGCACCATAAAAAGACCTTTCACTTTTTCCCTGACGAGGGGAAGTACGGCTGAATGGCACGGCGATAAGGGCCAGGAGAATCGTAGCAATAGGACGTGAAATCCGCCATTGGAATTCAGCAACGTCACGCGGCTGATCGGATTTCATCAACGTGGCCGTGGCCGTCGCCTTTCGTCTGTAATTCAGTATATTTCCGCTATCGGTAAAATAGACCAATTTCTCGAAGTGGACGACAGTATCCTTCGTTCCTGAATGCATGAGCCGGTAAATGGAACCGTCCAGCAAATGTATCTGGGGCCGTTGGCCCGCTATGGGCTCCTGCTGATAGGCCTCCTTGGCCACTATGATCTCGCTGATTCCATCTTTATTCATGTAGTGGAATACATCTTTCATTTGCTTACCGGCGCCATCCTTGGTTTGAATGTAAACCACTCTGCCATTGCCCTTGCCTTTGCCCTCGCTCCCATAAAAACGCCCAGCCTGGAATCGATCCATGTTTAATTCCGCCTCTGCCTGTGCGCTCATCAAGTAACTTTCTTCATATGCCCATGGACGCACGAATACGGAAAGAAGCCCGCTGGCAATTCCCACAGGAATGGCAACGATAAGAACAGCAAAGATTATGCGATTTTCGCTGACACCGGCGGAACGTAAGACGCTGATTTCCTGATCTCTATATAAACGCCCAAGCCCCATGACTACCGCGACATACAAGGAAATCGGCATCAACACTTCCAACGCGATCACCGTCTTAAGCAGCACCACCTTCAGCATGGCGCCAACGCCGAGCGACTCCGACATTGCCCCGGCCAGAAAATTGGCACTGCTGAAGCTCGAGAACAATGTCGACAGGATTACGGCTATTACCGTAAACGGCATCAACAATTCCCGCGTGATGTATCGATCGATTATCTTCACGGATTTCTTTGCCGCTATGCTATGTAATGAGACAGCCTTTAAGGCTAGGGGATAAGGTCATGCGAATCTGCCTGCTCTTGAGCAAGCGGTGCCGCTCTCGCCAGAACGGATTCCACAAGCAGCATATCTTCAACCTTATCGACATCGACACCAGCCTGCGGGTATGGCAAAAACACCGGCCGCACTCTGATGCCGGTTTTGGCTAAAACCGCTTTCAATCCCTTATCAACTGTCAATATCCCCAGCAAATAGGAAAGGACCGTCATGAACCCAAAAGTGCGGGAGATCAATAACCACGGGCGTTTGCGCAGATCTTCCGCACGCTGCCAGAATGAAACCAGACCCCTTCCCCGATGATTGAGAAACGCATAAAGATTGCAACCACAGACCCCGCCATCCTGTAGTCGTATTACGGTTCGTTTTACGCCCGGAAACGCGGCCGCGACATCTTCATGCCTGACCACGCCTACCGTTGCATCACTGTGTGCCGTTAGCGATTTGCTTAAAAAATACTGCACGATAGAGGGTGTCAATAATGCGTGATCCGCTGTCGTCAGCAAGACAGGCGCGTCCTGATCAATCTGTTCGAGGCCGCTGTTTGCGCTTCGACTGGGGGAATCCAGATTCGGTAGCCAGATAACGCGCCCGCTTTTAACGCGCTCCTCCAACTCCGGGCAATCGGGGAGAATGGAAGCCGGCGGACCCAGTATGACGATTGTTTTCACCATATCGCTGGCTTCCAGCGCATCCAATACGCGGATGATCATCGGCGTGCCGCAAATGGGTGCGATTGCCTTGCAGGCCACGCCGGTTTTACCCGCGACGGGATCATTGGCAGCGCGATCCGCCGCCAGCACCAGCGCGATAAACTGATCCGTTTTCATTTTGAATCCCTGGTTTGGCGTTCGATTTGGTGTTCGTGCGCGTTGATCACAGCGTTTTTCCATAGATGCGATAACGCTTATACTGCCGGCAGCCCAAGCTATCCAGAACCGCGCGCATGGGTTTGTTATCCTCGAGTACCCATGACAATTCCACTGCCTCAACGCCCACTGCACGCGCCAGTTTCTTCGGCGCGTCGATTACCATAAAAGCCAGCGCCATGCCGAGCGGGGTATTATGGAACTGCTTGCGCACCCCCATCAAAGGTATACGGCCCGTGCGTACCGCTCCTCTGGATTTTATCCGGCTCAGCTTCACCCAGCCAAACGGGAACAGGCTTCCGTCAAGCTCGGCAAAAATTTCGTTGAGGTTCGGCAAAGCCACCATGAATGCGGATGGAACGCCATCCACCTCGGCAATCTGAATGCAATCATCGGGTACGAGCAAACGAAGACTGGTACCGAGTTCGGCAAACTCAGCCTTGGTAAAAGGAACGAATCCCCAGTTTTCCGACCAGGCATCGTTGAATATATCACGCAGTATTTCCATTTCCTCGCTAAACCTGTCGCGGCGTAGCGGCCTCAGACGTACCTGATCCGAAAATTTTGCGATCAGGGCGCTCATCAAGCGGGGCACCTTGAAGTCCACCTCCACCCAGTAGGCGAGCATATCCTTTACCGGCTGGTAGCCCTGCTCTTCGAGTAACCGGCCATACCACCGGCGCGAATGCGGCATCATTACCATTGGAGGCGTATCGAAACCATCCACCAGGACGCCGCATTCCTGATTAATGGATAAATTGAACGGCCCGGTTACGTGCCGGGTATGCCGGGCAGCCAGCCATTCCTCAGCGGCACGCACCAATACGGCGGCCACTTCTGCATCATCTATACACTCGAACAATCCGAAATGCCCCGTTTCCGGGCCATAGCGCTGTCGATGAAGTTGATCAATTTGAGCGCTGATCCTTCCCACGGGTTGGTTATTCCGGTAGGCGATCCAGGCCTGCCATTCACCATGCTTGAAGAATGGATTGAATCTTGAAAAATGAAACCGTCGCTCCAGGCGCAATGGTGGCACCCACATGGGGTCATCGGCGTAAATGCGCCAAGGAACGTCAATAAACACGCCAATGTCATTTCGACTCGTAACCGGATGGGTGGTGACCGCCTGGCGGGCTGGCTGGGAGGAATCATCCATGAGATAGCGTCGACGGATGCGAGTAATTCGCTAAAATGATGTCCAGCCCAAGAGAAAACAAATTTGATTCAATCTGCACGGAGTGTGGCAATATCTCTTCTCGTTTGTAACCGTATTTGTGTGAAATCCGCTGAACCTCAGCGCGTGGTGTAAAGTTGGGTGATAGGCAAAAATTCGTTAACTCGACACGTTGATGTCGTATCATATTATAATTGCTGGTTTGAAACGTAGCACGGATTTCAATAATTTACTGCGTGACGGAGTACGCATTAGACATAATGGACTCTGTTTATGGATAGGGTCGTTAGGCCATATAAATAACAAACGTTGCCATTATGGGATTTACCATCATTTGTGGCAACAGCTTGATTAGCCGGCGAGCGGCATCAAAGAAGCGCTG
Coding sequences within it:
- the lptF gene encoding LPS export ABC transporter permease LptF, with translation MKIIDRYITRELLMPFTVIAVILSTLFSSFSSANFLAGAMSESLGVGAMLKVVLLKTVIALEVLMPISLYVAVVMGLGRLYRDQEISVLRSAGVSENRIIFAVLIVAIPVGIASGLLSVFVRPWAYEESYLMSAQAEAELNMDRFQAGRFYGSEGKGKGNGRVVYIQTKDGAGKQMKDVFHYMNKDGISEIIVAKEAYQQEPIAGQRPQIHLLDGSIYRLMHSGTKDTVVHFEKLVYFTDSGNILNYRRKATATATLMKSDQPRDVAEFQWRISRPIATILLALIAVPFSRTSPRQGKSERSFYGAAAVFAIYYILSGLAQTWVEQGTVSRVPGVWWLYILMALFAFSLLSTGFRQKLFLRR
- a CDS encoding nucleotidyltransferase family protein, with product MKTDQFIALVLAADRAANDPVAGKTGVACKAIAPICGTPMIIRVLDALEASDMVKTIVILGPPASILPDCPELEERVKSGRVIWLPNLDSPSRSANSGLEQIDQDAPVLLTTADHALLTPSIVQYFLSKSLTAHSDATVGVVRHEDVAAAFPGVKRTVIRLQDGGVCGCNLYAFLNHRGRGLVSFWQRAEDLRKRPWLLISRTFGFMTVLSYLLGILTVDKGLKAVLAKTGIRVRPVFLPYPQAGVDVDKVEDMLLVESVLARAAPLAQEQADSHDLIP